The genomic DNA GCCGAGCCACTCGATGAGCCATTGCGGCATCCGCCTGTGGGCCAGGTAGAGCAGGGGGAGGGCGCGGGGCAGGTAGGTGACCGCTCCCATCCCGGCGAAGAGGAAGAGGTAGTCGACGAAGCTCATCGGTGTTTCTCCCTTCGCCGCTTCAGAAGGTATCCCGCCGTCGCGGCGCTCATGGAAGCGCCGACGATGTAGGAATTCCCTGGGATCATCACGTACCAGGCGACGGAAAGCGCCGCCGCGAGCAGGCCGGTGAGGAGATGGATGCGCCCCTTCAGCTGGAAGGCCAGCAGGCCGAGGAACATGCCGGTCAGGGCGTAGTCGATCCCCATCGCCCCCTGGGGTACGAACTGTCCGACCAGGGTGCCGAAAACGGTGGCCAGGATCCAGGCGGAATTGGCCAGGTGATTGACCACAAGGGCCCGCCAGCGGTCCCAGTCGCCCTCGCGGAAGCGGGTCATGTTGGCGGCAAAGCTCTCGTCGGTGATGCCGTAGGAAAAGACGGCCAAAAACCTCCGGCTCACCCCCTGCAGGTGGACGGCCAGCGCCGAGCTCATCAGCACGTGCCGCAGGTTGATGAAGAAGGTGGTCAGGATGATGGCCGGGGCCGAGGCGCCGGCGGAGAGCATGGCGACGCAGATGAACTGGGCGCTGCCGGCAAAGACCAGGATCGACATCATGGCCACGGCCCACCAGGGAATCCCCGCTTTCTGGGCCAGCACCCCGAGGGCGAGACCGAGGGGAAAGTAACCGAGGCAGATCGGCCAGGCCGTCGCCGCCCCCTGACGAAAGAGGTTTCTGGTGTCCTGGTTTACGTTCATGTGATCGATACCACGGGCAGAGCCTGCGAGGCTCCGGAGAGACGTTATTTCTTTGGAGATGCCGGAGTCTTGATTGGCGGGACTATAGCAGAAACGAAGGACTCATCCCAGCAAAAGGTGTCCCGCCGGGAAGGTGCCCAGCGACAAAAAAGGCCGCCCCGGTACGGAGGCGGCCTTTTTCAGCGGGGGCGGATGCTGGACCTATTCCAGCTCCTTCCACTTGTAATCGATGAGTTCGAGGAGCACGCCGTTCATTTTCTTGGGATGAATGAAGGCGAACTCGCAGTCGCGGAAGGGGCGGGACTTCCCAGTGGGGTCATCGGCCAGGGGTTCGGGATTGGGGATGAAGGGGTAGTCCTTTTTCTCGAGTTCCCGGATGGCGTCGCGGGTATTCTCCACGTTGAAGCTGATCAGCATGACCCCCTCGCCGTTCTTCTCGATCCACTTGGCCACCGGT from Desulfuromonas sp. TF includes the following:
- a CDS encoding AzlC family ABC transporter permease, with translation MNVNQDTRNLFRQGAATAWPICLGYFPLGLALGVLAQKAGIPWWAVAMMSILVFAGSAQFICVAMLSAGASAPAIILTTFFINLRHVLMSSALAVHLQGVSRRFLAVFSYGITDESFAANMTRFREGDWDRWRALVVNHLANSAWILATVFGTLVGQFVPQGAMGIDYALTGMFLGLLAFQLKGRIHLLTGLLAAALSVAWYVMIPGNSYIVGASMSAATAGYLLKRRREKHR
- a CDS encoding VOC family protein → MESKKIDHICIAVKDLDAARKIWEPVLGKSEPDDPYVDEPEKIRVARYWLGGVGFELMASTTADGPVAKWIEKNGEGVMLISFNVENTRDAIRELEKKDYPFIPNPEPLADDPTGKSRPFRDCEFAFIHPKKMNGVLLELIDYKWKELE